A window of Streptomyces armeniacus contains these coding sequences:
- a CDS encoding LCP family protein, with translation MRQQNGTRGDRGRSAPSASELGWDDGLYEGDGRRTRDARAAGAARAEGGPGDGEGDGAGGARGGGRRTKRKRPSSLKRRIFRWFVLVTSLLILGTAGAGYLYYRHLNGNLGKDDLNLGDHKLDPSDPNADGQRPLNILLLGSDSRASKKNVDLGGSRADADRPPLADVQMLLHVSADRSNMSVVSIPRDTRVDIPKCTDKEDGKVYPETSDRINASLMNGGPGCTVATWEALTGVPLDHFMMIDFAGVVSMADAVGGVPVCVKDNIQDSKSGLKLEKGESVVQGEQALQWLRTRHGFGDGTDIGRAKAQHLYMSSMVRQLKAGTKLTDPGKLRNLAESATKALTVDHGLGSVKKLYDLGNDLKRVPTSRITMATMPWQYSSGGSFVEPKPGDAEKLFSMVRQDIALDGKDKKKPKSDKPDDPSNAADSARPKAEIPVRVMNGTGTAAQSPVSGRAGAVADQLNTDGFTQATADQTPKSQADTTISYATTEQRADAFALAESLGVPERLVKHSSAVDEVTLVVGADWRTGTAYPKASGDGDSGGEEAGGTDDNKAPDTADSLNGNDKTACMDVNPNNVW, from the coding sequence GTGCGGCAGCAGAACGGCACCCGTGGCGACCGGGGGCGCTCCGCGCCCTCTGCCAGTGAACTCGGCTGGGACGACGGCCTGTACGAGGGAGACGGACGGCGTACGCGCGACGCGCGCGCCGCAGGGGCCGCCCGCGCCGAGGGCGGGCCGGGAGACGGCGAAGGCGACGGGGCCGGCGGGGCCCGCGGTGGTGGGCGCCGTACGAAGCGAAAACGCCCGAGTTCGTTGAAGCGCCGCATCTTCCGGTGGTTCGTGCTGGTCACGTCGCTGCTGATCCTCGGCACCGCGGGCGCGGGGTATCTCTACTACCGCCATCTCAACGGCAATCTCGGCAAGGACGACCTCAACCTCGGCGACCACAAGCTGGACCCGAGCGACCCCAACGCCGACGGGCAGCGCCCACTCAACATCCTGCTGCTGGGCTCCGACTCGCGCGCCTCGAAGAAGAACGTCGACCTGGGCGGCTCCCGCGCGGACGCCGACCGGCCGCCGCTGGCGGACGTACAGATGCTGCTCCACGTCTCGGCTGACCGCAGCAACATGTCGGTCGTGTCCATCCCCCGCGACACCAGGGTGGACATTCCCAAGTGCACCGACAAGGAGGACGGGAAGGTCTACCCGGAGACCTCCGACCGGATCAACGCCAGCCTCATGAACGGCGGTCCGGGCTGCACGGTGGCCACCTGGGAGGCGCTGACGGGCGTGCCCCTCGACCACTTCATGATGATCGACTTCGCCGGTGTGGTCTCCATGGCCGACGCCGTCGGCGGCGTGCCGGTCTGCGTGAAGGACAACATCCAGGACTCCAAGTCCGGCCTCAAGCTCGAGAAGGGCGAGTCGGTCGTCCAGGGCGAGCAGGCGCTGCAGTGGCTGCGTACGCGGCACGGCTTCGGCGACGGTACGGACATCGGGCGGGCCAAGGCGCAGCATCTCTACATGAGTTCGATGGTCCGCCAGCTGAAGGCCGGCACGAAGCTCACCGACCCGGGCAAGCTGCGCAACCTCGCCGAGTCCGCCACCAAGGCGCTCACCGTCGACCACGGCCTGGGCAGCGTGAAGAAGCTCTACGACCTGGGCAACGACCTCAAGCGCGTGCCGACCTCGCGTATCACCATGGCCACGATGCCCTGGCAGTACTCCAGCGGCGGCAGCTTCGTCGAGCCGAAGCCGGGCGACGCGGAGAAGCTGTTCTCGATGGTGCGGCAGGACATCGCGCTCGACGGCAAGGACAAGAAGAAGCCGAAGTCCGACAAGCCCGACGACCCGTCGAACGCGGCCGACTCGGCCAGGCCGAAGGCCGAGATCCCCGTACGGGTGATGAACGGCACCGGCACCGCGGCCCAGTCCCCGGTCTCCGGCCGCGCGGGCGCCGTCGCGGACCAGCTGAACACGGACGGCTTCACCCAGGCGACCGCCGACCAGACCCCGAAGTCGCAGGCGGACACGACGATCAGTTACGCGACCACGGAGCAGCGCGCGGACGCGTTCGCGCTGGCGGAGTCGCTGGGCGTGCCCGAGCGGCTGGTCAAGCACTCGTCGGCGGTTGACGAGGTGACGCTGGTGGTCGGCGCGGACTGGCGTACGGGCACCGCGTACCCGAAGGCGTCGGGTGACGGCGACAGCGGCGGCGAAGAGGCCGGCGGCACCGACGACAACAAGGCGCCGGACACGGCGGACTCGCTGAACGGCAACGACAAGACGGCCTGCATGGACGTGAACCCGAACAACGTGTGGTGA
- a CDS encoding glycosyltransferase family 2 protein, protein MTGSVPPAVSVIMPVLNEERHLRTSVRHILEQEYDGELEVVIALGPSEDRTDEIAAELVREDPRVHTVPNPTGRTPAALNAAIKASRHPVVVRVDGHGMLSPDYIATAVRLLDETGAANVGGIMHAEGENDWEHAVAAAMTAKIGVGNAAFHTGGEAGPAETVYLGVFRREVLEQQGGYNEEFIRAQDWELNFRIREAGGLIWFSPELRVSYRPRPNVRALAKQYKNYGRWRHVVARYHAGSINLRYLAPPMALCAIAAGAVVGAAVTPWGFAVPAGYLAAITAGSLPAGKGLTAGARVRIPVALATMHMSWGWGFLTSPRKLARHVRASRRDPNPSGSPTSPSGTSSPSGSNSSPSGV, encoded by the coding sequence GTGACTGGATCTGTTCCCCCCGCCGTCTCCGTGATCATGCCGGTGCTCAACGAGGAGCGCCATCTGCGCACCTCCGTCCGGCACATCCTGGAGCAGGAGTACGACGGCGAGCTCGAAGTGGTGATCGCGCTCGGCCCGTCCGAGGACCGTACGGACGAGATCGCCGCCGAGCTCGTACGCGAGGACCCGCGGGTGCACACGGTGCCGAACCCGACGGGCCGTACGCCCGCCGCGCTGAACGCCGCCATCAAGGCGTCCCGGCACCCCGTCGTGGTCCGCGTCGACGGCCACGGCATGCTCTCGCCCGACTACATCGCCACGGCGGTGCGGCTGCTCGACGAGACCGGCGCCGCGAACGTGGGCGGCATCATGCACGCCGAGGGCGAGAACGACTGGGAGCACGCCGTCGCCGCCGCCATGACGGCGAAGATAGGCGTCGGGAACGCGGCGTTCCACACCGGCGGCGAGGCGGGCCCGGCCGAGACGGTGTATCTCGGCGTGTTCCGGCGCGAGGTGCTGGAGCAGCAGGGCGGCTACAACGAGGAGTTCATCCGCGCCCAGGACTGGGAGCTGAACTTCCGCATCCGTGAGGCGGGCGGGCTGATCTGGTTCTCGCCGGAGCTGCGGGTGTCGTACCGGCCGCGGCCGAACGTGCGCGCGCTCGCCAAGCAGTACAAGAACTACGGCCGTTGGCGGCACGTGGTCGCCCGCTACCACGCCGGCTCGATCAACCTGCGCTACCTCGCGCCCCCGATGGCGCTCTGCGCCATCGCGGCGGGCGCGGTGGTGGGCGCCGCGGTGACGCCGTGGGGCTTCGCCGTCCCGGCCGGGTACCTCGCGGCGATCACCGCGGGCTCACTGCCGGCGGGCAAGGGGCTGACGGCGGGGGCGCGCGTACGGATTCCTGTGGCGCTCGCGACCATGCACATGTCGTGGGGCTGGGGCTTCCTCACCAGCCCGCGGAAGCTGGCCCGTCACGTGCGGGCGAGCCGCCGCGACCCGAATCCGTCGGGTAGCCCGACGAGCCCGTCTGGTACCTCCAGCCCGTCCGGCAGCAACTCCAGCCCGTCCGGCGTTTGA
- a CDS encoding LCP family protein encodes MATSALVLATSGVGHALVSGLDEGVRRIDPFSGLSDRPDASRGLNFLVVGVDGRDKLSAATRKKYRLGGGSCDCTDTLMLVHLSEDRRRMSVVSIPRDSYVKLPEHKDDGTGKRHTGYPAKINSAYAHGGPHLTVRTVEAMTKVHIDHYLEVDFGSFMNTVDALGGVPVCTVRPLKDRYSGLNLPAGTSQLNGAEALSYVRARHLDGASDFGRMQRQQRFIASVIDKATSSGVLMNPVKFNKVASTMLKSVRADRGFGTSEMLALGHAMRGFTPASSEFVSVPVADGDHRVRGLGSTVKWDAAKSARLFAALREDRPLAEHKQRNGADGREDSQETKGGKQADGKNPNAVPVDIPPGRIRVQVENGTATAGLGHKVDTALREAHFNTTGIPRNAARKGLKQTVITYDPRWNRSVRTLAAALPGAKLHKQKGRGPSMKVTVGADHRAVKAVRAVEPLPATGPGQSGKGFQAVTGDKVTCP; translated from the coding sequence ATGGCGACCTCGGCGCTGGTGCTGGCCACCAGCGGCGTCGGGCACGCGCTGGTCAGCGGGCTGGACGAGGGGGTGCGGCGGATCGACCCGTTCTCCGGCCTGTCGGACCGGCCGGACGCCTCCAGGGGCCTGAACTTCCTGGTCGTCGGCGTGGACGGGCGGGACAAGCTGAGCGCGGCGACGCGCAAGAAGTACCGGCTGGGCGGCGGCTCGTGTGACTGCACGGACACCCTGATGCTGGTCCATCTGTCCGAGGACCGGCGCCGTATGAGCGTGGTGAGCATCCCGCGGGACTCGTACGTCAAGCTGCCCGAGCACAAGGACGACGGCACCGGCAAGCGGCACACCGGTTACCCCGCGAAGATCAACTCGGCCTACGCGCACGGCGGCCCGCATCTGACGGTCCGCACGGTGGAGGCGATGACGAAGGTGCACATCGACCACTACCTCGAGGTCGACTTCGGCAGCTTCATGAACACCGTCGACGCGCTGGGCGGGGTGCCGGTGTGCACCGTACGCCCGCTCAAGGACCGCTACTCCGGGCTGAACCTGCCCGCCGGCACCTCCCAGCTGAACGGCGCCGAGGCGCTGTCGTACGTCCGCGCGCGGCACCTCGACGGCGCCTCCGACTTCGGGCGGATGCAGCGGCAGCAGCGGTTCATCGCCTCCGTCATCGACAAGGCGACGAGCAGCGGGGTGCTGATGAACCCGGTGAAGTTCAACAAGGTGGCGTCCACGATGCTGAAGTCCGTACGGGCGGACCGCGGCTTCGGCACCTCCGAGATGCTGGCGCTCGGGCATGCGATGCGGGGGTTCACGCCGGCGTCGTCGGAGTTCGTGTCCGTGCCGGTCGCGGACGGGGACCACCGGGTACGCGGGCTGGGCTCGACGGTGAAGTGGGACGCGGCGAAGTCGGCGCGGCTCTTCGCGGCGCTGCGCGAGGACCGGCCGCTGGCCGAGCACAAGCAGCGGAACGGGGCGGACGGCCGGGAGGACAGCCAGGAGACGAAGGGCGGCAAGCAGGCGGACGGGAAGAACCCGAACGCCGTCCCCGTCGACATCCCGCCGGGCCGTATCCGCGTACAGGTCGAGAACGGCACCGCGACGGCCGGACTCGGGCACAAGGTGGACACGGCGCTGCGCGAGGCCCACTTCAACACCACCGGCATCCCGCGGAACGCGGCGCGGAAGGGCCTCAAGCAGACGGTGATCACGTACGACCCGCGCTGGAACCGCTCCGTACGCACCCTCGCCGCGGCGCTGCCGGGCGCCAAGCTGCACAAGCAGAAGGGGCGCGGGCCGTCGATGAAGGTGACGGTCGGCGCGGACCACCGCGCGGTGAAGGCCGTCCGCGCGGTGGAGCCCCTGCCGGCCACCGGGCCCGGCCAGTCGGGGAAGGGCTTCCAGGCCGTCACCGGGGACAAGGTGACCTGCCCCTGA
- a CDS encoding lytic polysaccharide monooxygenase auxiliary activity family 9 protein, whose protein sequence is MHAKRKLAAVIGAGVAPLIAVCLPANTASAHGWVTNPGSRQDQCAKGTVSCGSIQWEPQSVEGPKGLKSCSGGNGRFSELDDDSKGWKVHNVGRSQTFTWQLTARHRTSTWQYFVGNQKVAEINDNGAQPPATVSHNVNFGGISGKQKVLAVWNIADTANAFYACIDVNIS, encoded by the coding sequence ATGCACGCGAAAAGAAAACTGGCCGCCGTGATCGGCGCGGGCGTCGCACCGCTCATCGCCGTCTGCCTCCCGGCGAACACGGCCAGCGCGCACGGCTGGGTGACGAACCCGGGCAGCCGGCAGGACCAGTGCGCCAAGGGGACCGTGAGCTGCGGTTCCATCCAGTGGGAGCCGCAGAGTGTCGAGGGCCCCAAGGGCCTCAAGAGCTGTAGCGGCGGCAACGGCCGCTTCTCCGAGCTCGATGACGACAGCAAGGGCTGGAAGGTACACAACGTCGGCAGGTCCCAGACATTCACCTGGCAGCTGACCGCACGTCACCGCACAAGCACCTGGCAGTACTTCGTCGGCAACCAGAAGGTCGCCGAGATCAACGACAACGGCGCGCAGCCGCCCGCCACGGTCAGCCACAACGTCAACTTCGGCGGCATCAGCGGCAAGCAGAAGGTGCTGGCGGTCTGGAACATCGCCGACACCGCCAACGCGTTCTACGCCTGCATCGACGTGAACATCTCCTAG
- a CDS encoding acyl-CoA thioesterase: MTDQATQAEGTLPGKPTSASRTTLSHIMTANETNLLGTVHGGVIMKLVDDAAGAVAGRHSGGPAVTASMDEMVFLEPVRVGDLVHVKAQVNWTGRSSMEVGVRVLAERWNESTPATQVGSAYLVFAAVGETGKPRAVPPVIPETGRDKRRYQEAQIRRTHRLARRRAIKELRERRAAEGLLED; the protein is encoded by the coding sequence ATGACCGACCAGGCCACTCAGGCGGAAGGCACGCTTCCGGGCAAGCCGACCTCCGCTTCCCGCACCACCCTGTCGCACATCATGACGGCGAACGAGACCAACCTGCTGGGCACGGTCCACGGCGGCGTGATCATGAAGCTTGTGGACGACGCCGCGGGCGCCGTCGCCGGGCGCCACTCCGGCGGGCCCGCGGTCACCGCGTCGATGGACGAGATGGTCTTCCTGGAGCCCGTGCGCGTGGGCGACCTCGTACACGTCAAGGCGCAGGTGAACTGGACCGGCCGGTCCTCCATGGAGGTCGGGGTACGGGTGCTGGCCGAGCGCTGGAACGAGTCGACGCCCGCCACCCAGGTCGGCAGCGCCTACCTGGTGTTCGCCGCCGTCGGCGAGACAGGCAAGCCGCGCGCCGTGCCGCCGGTCATCCCGGAGACGGGCCGGGACAAGCGCCGCTACCAGGAGGCGCAGATCCGCCGCACGCACCGGCTGGCCAGGCGCCGCGCGATCAAGGAGCTGCGCGAACGGCGGGCGGCCGAGGGCCTGTTGGAGGACTGA
- a CDS encoding LCP family protein, whose translation MNQWPDGWTDEGRDRYGRGSAAPEPEPTRVMPHTQRPGVPPQSRGGYGQGPGGDGSYDSGYSPGQVYGGRQGDPQGGAGGYDGGDGGYGPGGRPRPNWKRRITVGLVTLLAVLLVWSVATYFWADSKLKREVDLSKVEDRPDSGEGTNYLIVGSDSREGLSDEEKKKLHTGSAEGKRTDSMMILHVGDNGNTMVSLPRDSWVTIPDFTGSESGKHYESPGPNKLNAAYSQDGPQLLVRTVEHNTGLKIDHYAEIGFGGFAKIVDSIGGVELDIPRDIKDKNSGADFEKGKQTLNGEQALAFVRNRYEAGSDLERTKNQQKFLSALASQTATPSTVLNPFKLYPTMGAGLDTLIVDKDMSLWNLASMFWAMKGITGGDGTSMNMPIAGSAPAGSLKWDMPKVKELVSQLNADEKVTVKGD comes from the coding sequence ATGAACCAGTGGCCGGACGGATGGACCGACGAAGGGCGCGACCGGTACGGACGCGGCAGCGCCGCACCCGAGCCGGAGCCCACCCGCGTCATGCCCCACACGCAGCGCCCCGGAGTACCGCCGCAGAGCAGAGGCGGTTACGGCCAGGGGCCCGGCGGCGACGGCTCGTACGACTCGGGGTACAGCCCCGGTCAGGTCTACGGCGGCCGGCAGGGCGATCCGCAGGGTGGCGCCGGCGGGTACGACGGAGGTGACGGCGGTTACGGGCCCGGCGGCCGGCCGCGGCCGAACTGGAAACGCCGGATAACGGTGGGACTTGTCACCCTCCTCGCCGTGCTGCTGGTGTGGTCCGTCGCCACGTACTTCTGGGCGGACTCGAAGCTCAAGCGCGAGGTCGACCTCAGCAAGGTGGAGGACCGGCCGGACAGCGGCGAGGGCACCAACTACCTGATCGTCGGCTCGGACAGCCGCGAGGGCCTGTCCGACGAGGAGAAGAAGAAGCTGCACACCGGCTCCGCCGAGGGCAAGCGCACCGACTCGATGATGATCCTGCACGTCGGTGACAACGGGAACACCATGGTCAGCCTGCCGCGCGACTCGTGGGTGACCATACCGGACTTCACGGGCTCGGAGAGCGGCAAGCACTACGAGTCGCCCGGCCCGAACAAGCTCAACGCCGCCTACTCGCAGGACGGTCCGCAGCTGCTGGTCCGTACGGTCGAGCACAACACCGGCCTGAAGATCGACCACTACGCGGAGATCGGCTTCGGCGGCTTCGCGAAGATCGTGGACTCGATCGGCGGGGTCGAGCTGGACATCCCGCGGGACATCAAGGACAAGAACTCGGGCGCCGACTTCGAGAAGGGCAAGCAGACCCTGAACGGCGAGCAGGCGCTCGCCTTCGTCCGCAACCGCTACGAGGCCGGCAGCGACCTGGAGCGGACGAAGAACCAGCAGAAGTTCCTGTCCGCGCTCGCCAGCCAGACCGCGACGCCCTCGACGGTCCTGAACCCGTTCAAGCTGTACCCGACGATGGGTGCCGGCCTGGACACGCTGATCGTCGACAAGGACATGAGCCTGTGGAACCTGGCCTCGATGTTCTGGGCGATGAAGGGCATCACCGGCGGTGACGGCACGTCGATGAACATGCCGATCGCGGGAAGCGCGCCGGCGGGCTCGCTGAAGTGGGACATGCCCAAGGTCAAGGAGCTGGTGTCGCAGCTGAACGCGGACGAGAAGGTCACCGTCAAGGGCGACTGA
- a CDS encoding VOC family protein, whose protein sequence is MPIATLGVTVLDCPDPRALAEFYAAVLGGEVGGEGEWFEVSAPEGRRLAFQESPGFIPPQWPSTEHGQQFHLDLDVPADRMDEAEKQVLALGARLAQGDDGGKRDFRVYLDPAGHPFCLCAT, encoded by the coding sequence ATGCCCATCGCCACACTTGGTGTCACCGTGCTGGACTGTCCCGACCCCCGGGCGCTCGCCGAGTTCTACGCCGCCGTGCTGGGCGGGGAGGTCGGAGGCGAGGGGGAGTGGTTCGAGGTGTCCGCCCCGGAAGGGCGGCGGCTGGCCTTCCAGGAGTCGCCCGGGTTCATCCCGCCGCAGTGGCCGAGCACGGAGCACGGGCAGCAGTTCCATCTGGACCTCGACGTGCCGGCCGACAGGATGGACGAGGCGGAGAAGCAGGTCCTCGCTCTCGGCGCGCGGCTCGCACAGGGCGACGACGGCGGGAAGCGCGACTTCCGCGTCTATCTGGACCCGGCGGGGCACCCGTTCTGCCTGTGCGCCACCTGA
- a CDS encoding CGNR zinc finger domain-containing protein produces MGDRTAPPPLALVQELANTLDIETGQDALTAPRGLAEFAREHGLTGLGLTKRDLPPVVELREALRAACLAHTGPELPEASARTLDRLLADAPLVLHVDGEGAAALRPAPGLTGAAGLTARVAAAIAGAAGDGGWQRLKACEADDCQWVFYDRSPGGRGRWCTMAVCGSRAKMRAYRARRGTP; encoded by the coding sequence GTGGGAGACCGAACCGCGCCACCGCCCCTCGCACTGGTGCAGGAGCTGGCGAACACGCTCGACATCGAGACGGGGCAGGACGCTCTGACCGCGCCGCGGGGTCTCGCCGAGTTCGCCCGCGAGCACGGGTTGACCGGCCTGGGTCTCACCAAACGCGACCTGCCGCCGGTCGTGGAGCTGCGCGAGGCCCTGCGCGCCGCGTGCCTCGCGCACACCGGCCCGGAGCTGCCCGAGGCGAGCGCCCGTACGCTGGACCGGCTCCTCGCCGACGCCCCGCTCGTGCTGCACGTGGACGGCGAGGGCGCGGCCGCGCTCCGGCCCGCGCCGGGCCTGACCGGCGCCGCGGGGCTCACCGCGCGCGTCGCGGCGGCCATCGCCGGCGCCGCGGGCGACGGCGGCTGGCAGCGGCTCAAGGCGTGCGAGGCGGACGACTGCCAGTGGGTGTTCTACGACCGCAGCCCCGGAGGGCGCGGGCGCTGGTGCACGATGGCGGTCTGCGGGAGCCGGGCGAAGATGCGGGCGTACCGGGCGCGGCGCGGGACGCCGTAA
- a CDS encoding UDP-glucose dehydrogenase family protein has product MATAARPRITVIGTGYLGATHAAAMADLGFEVLGLDVVPEKVEMLARGEVPMYEPGLAKLLRQHVEGIEGASGRLRFTTSYEEVAEFGDVHFVCVNTPQKHGEYAADMSYVDTAFETLAPLLTRPALVVGKSTVPVGSADRLAALLAGLAPVGEDAELAWNPEFLREGFAVQDTLHPDRIVAGVRSERAERLLREVYAGPLAEGSPFVVTDFPTAELVKTAANSFLATKISFINAMAEVCEAADGDVVKLAEAIGHDDRIGRKFLRAGIGFGGGCLPKDLRAFMARAGELGADQALTFLREIDSINMRRRSHMVELTRDAVGGGLLGKRVAVLGASFKPDSDDVRDSPALNVAGQLHLQGAQVTVYDPKGMANARALFPTLGYAPSALEAVRAADVVLHLTEWREFRELDPEVLGEAVAQRHILDGRNTLDPALWRKAGWRFRALGRPTA; this is encoded by the coding sequence ATGGCCACCGCGGCCCGTCCCCGGATCACCGTGATCGGCACCGGATACCTGGGTGCCACGCACGCCGCCGCGATGGCCGACCTCGGCTTCGAGGTGCTCGGCCTGGACGTGGTGCCGGAGAAGGTCGAGATGCTCGCGCGCGGCGAGGTCCCGATGTACGAGCCCGGGCTCGCGAAGCTGCTGCGGCAGCACGTCGAGGGCATCGAGGGTGCGTCCGGGCGGCTCCGGTTCACCACCTCGTACGAGGAGGTCGCGGAGTTCGGCGACGTCCACTTCGTCTGCGTCAACACCCCGCAGAAGCACGGCGAGTACGCCGCCGACATGAGCTATGTCGACACCGCCTTCGAGACGCTGGCGCCGCTGCTGACGCGGCCCGCGCTGGTGGTGGGCAAGTCCACCGTGCCCGTCGGCAGTGCCGACCGGCTCGCGGCCCTGCTGGCCGGGCTGGCGCCCGTGGGCGAGGACGCCGAGCTCGCCTGGAACCCGGAGTTCCTGCGCGAGGGCTTCGCCGTACAGGACACGCTGCACCCGGACCGTATCGTCGCGGGAGTGCGCAGCGAGCGCGCGGAACGGCTGCTGCGCGAGGTCTACGCGGGCCCGCTCGCGGAGGGTTCGCCGTTCGTCGTCACCGACTTCCCGACCGCCGAGCTGGTCAAGACCGCCGCCAACTCCTTCCTCGCCACCAAGATTTCCTTCATCAACGCCATGGCCGAGGTCTGCGAGGCCGCCGACGGCGACGTGGTGAAGCTGGCGGAGGCGATCGGGCACGACGACCGGATCGGCCGCAAGTTCCTGCGCGCGGGCATCGGCTTCGGCGGCGGCTGCCTGCCCAAGGACCTGCGGGCGTTCATGGCGCGCGCCGGTGAACTGGGCGCCGACCAGGCGCTGACGTTCCTGCGGGAGATCGACTCGATCAACATGCGCCGCCGCAGCCACATGGTCGAGCTCACCCGCGACGCGGTCGGCGGCGGCCTGCTGGGCAAGCGGGTCGCCGTGCTGGGCGCCTCGTTCAAGCCGGACTCCGACGACGTACGGGACTCGCCCGCGCTCAACGTCGCCGGACAGCTGCACCTCCAGGGCGCGCAGGTCACCGTCTACGACCCGAAGGGCATGGCCAACGCCCGCGCCCTCTTCCCGACCCTCGGCTACGCGCCGAGCGCGCTGGAGGCCGTACGGGCGGCGGACGTGGTGCTGCACCTCACCGAGTGGCGCGAGTTCCGCGAGCTGGACCCGGAGGTGCTGGGCGAGGCGGTGGCGCAGCGGCACATCCTGGACGGGCGCAACACGCTCGACCCGGCGCTGTGGCGGAAGGCCGGCTGGCGGTTCCGCGCGCTGGGGCGGCCGACGGCCTGA
- a CDS encoding acyl-CoA dehydrogenase family protein has product MLRDSVRSLAEAKIAPFAAEVDEEGRFPQEALDALVANDLHAVHIPEAYGGAGADALATVIVIEEVARVCASSSLIPAVNKLGSLPVVLSGSEELKKKYLGPLAKGDAMFSYCLSEPDAGSDAGGMKTRAVRDGDSYVLNGVKRWITNAGVSDYYTVMAVTDPDKRTKGISAFVVEKADEGVSFGAPEKKLGIKGSPTREVYLDNVRIPADRLIGAEGTGFATAMQTLDHTRITIAAQALGIAQGALDYAKGYVTERKQFGKPIGDFQGVQFMLADMAMKLEAARQLTYAAAARSERVTLGSAKEDLTFFGAAAKCYASDAAMEITTDAVQLLGGYGYTRDYPVERMMRDAKITQIYEGTNQVQRIVMARNLP; this is encoded by the coding sequence ATGCTCCGCGACTCGGTGCGCTCGCTCGCCGAGGCGAAGATCGCACCCTTCGCGGCCGAGGTGGACGAGGAGGGCCGGTTCCCGCAGGAGGCCCTCGACGCGCTGGTCGCCAACGACCTGCACGCGGTGCACATACCCGAGGCGTACGGGGGCGCGGGCGCCGACGCCCTCGCGACCGTGATCGTCATCGAGGAGGTCGCCCGCGTCTGCGCGTCCTCCTCGCTGATCCCCGCCGTGAACAAGCTGGGCTCCCTGCCGGTCGTCCTCTCCGGCTCGGAGGAGCTGAAGAAGAAGTACCTCGGGCCGCTGGCCAAGGGCGACGCGATGTTCTCGTACTGCCTGAGCGAGCCCGACGCCGGCTCGGACGCCGGCGGCATGAAGACCCGCGCCGTGCGGGACGGCGACTCGTACGTGCTGAACGGCGTCAAGCGCTGGATCACCAACGCGGGCGTCTCCGACTACTACACGGTGATGGCCGTCACCGACCCGGACAAGCGCACCAAGGGCATCAGCGCGTTCGTGGTCGAGAAGGCGGACGAGGGCGTGTCGTTCGGCGCCCCCGAGAAGAAGCTCGGCATCAAGGGCTCACCCACCCGCGAGGTCTACCTCGACAACGTCCGCATCCCCGCGGACCGCCTCATCGGCGCCGAGGGCACCGGCTTCGCCACCGCGATGCAGACCCTCGACCACACCCGCATCACCATCGCGGCACAGGCGCTGGGCATCGCACAGGGCGCGCTGGACTACGCGAAGGGCTACGTCACGGAGCGCAAGCAGTTCGGCAAGCCGATCGGCGACTTCCAGGGCGTGCAGTTCATGCTGGCCGACATGGCGATGAAACTGGAGGCGGCCCGCCAGCTCACGTACGCGGCGGCCGCGCGCTCCGAGCGCGTCACGCTGGGCAGCGCGAAGGAGGACCTGACCTTCTTCGGCGCCGCCGCCAAGTGCTACGCCTCCGACGCCGCCATGGAGATCACCACGGACGCGGTCCAGCTCCTCGGCGGCTACGGCTACACGCGGGACTACCCGGTGGAGCGCATGATGCGGGACGCCAAGATCACGCAAATCTACGAGGGCACCAACCAGGTCCAGCGCATCGTGATGGCGCGCAACCTGCCGTAG
- a CDS encoding NUDIX hydrolase, whose translation MDTTHRPAARVVCLDSAHRVLLLHWRDPYDGAWLWEPPGGGIEPGETPLAAARRELAEETGLDPDAVLDRPVQVERDVRWNGKRYVGAETFFVARFTTERPALVRTGLLPDEQASLGTYAWVARGGLNALPDRLEPPGLPSVVAALAPEGPWRDRVR comes from the coding sequence GTGGACACGACACACCGGCCGGCGGCGCGGGTCGTCTGCCTGGACTCCGCGCACCGCGTGCTGCTGCTCCACTGGCGCGACCCGTACGACGGCGCGTGGCTCTGGGAGCCGCCCGGCGGCGGCATCGAACCGGGCGAGACCCCGCTGGCCGCCGCGCGGCGTGAACTCGCCGAGGAGACCGGGCTGGACCCGGACGCGGTCCTCGACCGGCCGGTGCAGGTCGAGCGCGACGTGCGGTGGAACGGCAAGCGGTACGTCGGCGCGGAGACCTTCTTCGTGGCCCGCTTCACCACGGAGCGCCCCGCGCTGGTGCGGACGGGCCTGCTCCCCGACGAACAGGCCAGCCTCGGCACGTACGCCTGGGTCGCCCGGGGCGGCCTGAACGCGCTGCCGGACCGGCTCGAGCCGCCCGGACTGCCGTCCGTCGTCGCGGCGCTGGCACCGGAGGGCCCCTGGCGCGATCGCGTGCGGTGA